In Dama dama isolate Ldn47 chromosome 22, ASM3311817v1, whole genome shotgun sequence, the genomic window TATTTGTGTATAGGTTGGGAATTTATTTTTGCATAACTAGGGTAGTATACAAATTGTTTGCCCAACTCTGTTTTTACTACTTAATGAAATCCTTCATGCTATAAATGGCATTCTTCCTAAtggatttttaatattctgtaataaagcTATGCTATGATCTATTTAACTAGTCCCCATGTGCTGGATATTTTATTGTCTTCAGGTTTTCATTATTCCTAactaagttttctttttcaaCAAGAACAACTGACAGATAAATCAGTTTTTTTTCAGCTCCTTGCCCTAGATTTCTTTCATGCAAAGGTTGTCATTGTTCAAAAagtcaaaaagaagaaatgaaaacagagtcTGATGAAGTCACAGCTCTGTAGTAAACAAGATTTCAGTAAGTGAGTGCATTCCTTTGGAATGTATCCTAAGTTAATATCCTTCAAGACTACACATTCACATAATAGTATACGTTTTATCAATAAAGCAAATTCCTAGGTTTACTCTGATTTTATTGGCAGATGAACATGTGCAACCTTAGTAAACCTATTATAGTTTCCATAAGATGTGAGGAGAAGAAACTTAAGAAAGGCATTGGCAGCAGATATGACATAAAAAAGCATaaggttgcaaaaaaaaaaaaaacattttagtgTAAACTTGCTAGAaacatgttaaaattttttttcatgatgcTCTGGTCCTATTCAAGCCACTCAACTATGGGATGGTATTATTTACTCCCTTCAGACTCAAGTGGAAATGAAAAGAAGGAGGCATCATTTATGAACAGAGAAGACTTTTACTGGTTCCTCTGTTGTCGATGCAGTATTAAGTCATCTTATGCAAAATATGTGCCTAAGTAGTGACGACATCTCTCATCTTAAAGGAGTTTGTCTTTGGCAAGTTCTAATGAATCATAAAGTATTTGAACCAGTAGGAGTGAAGCTATTCAAAAGTTAAAAGGAATTGGAATTTGAAGATTCAAACAATAGCCTCTATAGGTTTCTAGGCAATAAATCATCTTATgttttttgcaaaagaaaaaagaattctgaGACTGGGTTAActgatgaaataaaagcaaaggaacATTTAAGGTTAGTGTTAACCAAGATATTGTAGTATTTTGTGTTTAGATGCTGGCAGAACAGTCTTCACTGAGCGAACCTTAAATATTCAACTTTCAAGTTTTTTCAGAAATTAGTAGAAGAAATAGCCATGTATAAATTAATCTATTTCTGCATTTGCTCTAAAATGGTTATGAGGAAATGATCACATAAATACTTCAGAATTTATACCAGGAAAAACTTTATCTCCTCTGATGAATTGTGTGCTTCCTAGTTTTTGAAAAGTGACTTAACCAAAGTAGATAAAGTCACAGTTATGGAAACTAGAGCAGAAGTTTTCTACTCTGTTATAGAAACCATGATAACCTTAGAATTAACATatgtaattttctgtttatttacaaTCCTAACATCCCCTTTTGGTGATATTCTATTATCTAATAAATTTATTACTTGTATCTTTTATGGTAAGCTGCCtgacatgtttttgaaaataggaaATGGATAAGtaagttttaataaatttaaatgcatatttgaAATATTGGTCCTATATATAATAGAGAAATTCACATATTGTTTCTTTCAACTGACCAGAAGATGAAATGATTTCAAATCCTCTAGCCCAAGAGATTGGTGAGGAAAGAATTGAGGAATTTATTGACACAAGGAGTGGGACTCTGGCTTTACCTACGAGCATCACAGTTGACAAACCTGTTCTCCCACTTTCAAAAGGTAATTTCAGTTTCCATTAGTTCTTCTGAGAACTTTTAAGGaagaactgactttttaaaatagaccTTACTTTTTTAGAACAGtgttaggttcacagaaaaattgagcaaaAAGTACAGGGAATTTCCATATATACACAGCCTCCCCCACGATCAACACCCTACACCAGAGTGGTTATTTGCTATAATCCATGCTACACTGATACATCATTATCACTCAAAGCCCATGATTTACATTAGTGTGCATTCTTGGTGGTGTATATTATGTGGGTTTTGACAGATGTCTGATGACTGTCCcgccattatagtatcatacagaatagttccACAGCTCTGTAAATGCCCtgtatgttcagttgctcagtcgtgtccaactctttgcgacactatagactgtagccccaccaagctcctccatccatgggattctccaggcaagaacactggagtaggttgccatcgtCTCATttagggaaccttcccaacccagtgattgaacccgcgtcttctgcactgcaggtggattttttttattagCCATCGAGGAATTTGTCCTTCCTTCCCCAATACTTCATCTACTTGTTGTTTTGTCCTTATAATGCCACTTAACAGTGGGAAGAAGAGCCCCATGCCCAGGGCAGTTAGGAGGGATGCAATCACAATTCATTAATGGTTACATACTATACTGCGTGTGGTCAAACCATGACAGAAGCAAAACAAGCATGATTTGCATACTGGAGGAGCAAAAGTTATCAACAATAACTAGGATAAGTGTGAGAAGAGAAATGCATGGTGCCCGAAGAAAGGGTGCAaatgagaagagaagaggaactagaaGAAAACTCTGAGAAAGATTAATATTTAGAGGACAGGCTGAAAAAGAAGAGCCAgcaaaaatttgatttttacctattatgagtgaaaaagaaaaacttatctCATCATTTTCCCATGAGGATATAGGATACTTTACCTGTctctggagaaacctgtatgcaggtcaagaagcattaatatcagtaacctcagatatgcacatgacaccaccctaatggcagaaagcgaagaggagctaaagagcctcttgatgaaggtgaaagaggagtgaaaacactggcttaaaacttgacattcaaaaaccaaagatcatggcatcaggtcccatcacttcatggcaaatagatgggggaaaagtggaaactgacagatttcattttcttgggctccaaaatcactgtggatggtaactcaagccatgaaattaaaggacacttgcttcttagaaggaaaTCTAAGACAAACCTAAAtaatgtattgaaaagcagagacatcacctggctgacaaaggtctgtacagtcaaagctatgatttttccagtagtcatgtatggacgtaagagttggaccgtaaggaaggctgagtgctgaagccttgatgctttcaaattgtggtgctggagaactctcaagagtctgttggacagcaaggagatcaaaccagtcaatcctaaagtacgtcaaccttgaatattcattgggaggactgatgctgaagctgaagcttcaatcctttggccacctgatacaaagagttgacaACATTTgaaaggtcctgatgctgggaaagattgaaggcagcagaagaaagggatgacagaggatgcggcGGTTAGATAGCCTCACCAAATCAGtgcacatgactttgagcaaactccaggagatagtgaagaacagggaaccctgacgagctgcagtccctggggtcacaaagaatcagacacagcttagtgactaaacaaaaacaaaaaagaaattcctaACTAAAGATGGATATAATTTATCAGGGAAGATGCTTATAAAAGTAATTTTCATTTGTTGGGCCTTTCTCTGGGCCAAGTAACTTGTTAAtgcattttatatttgttatgtATAATTTAACAATAGGCCTGTAATGTGAGGATAGAACTTTCATtttatagttggggaaacagactcAAAAGGATAAATAAATGACATGGTAAGGGAAAGAAAGATGGCATTcttacatacttttaaaaacatttttatctttatctttgttATACATTTACATAATATAAACATTAAAGTAGTCCTACAGATTTTCTCACCAAAAAATAATTTCCTACCCTTCTCCTCTTATGCATTTGCCCCTCTCAAAGACAACCATTTACAATTCTCTACATTGTAACTCATGTATGTTATAAATATCTCATGTCTCTAAATGTCATGCTTGTACTGCTGCTTCATGCTTTTTCAGTTTTACAGACATCTATTaattttctaaaaaggaaaataggGTTTatgcctcttctttttcttgcatTTGTCTCCCAAATACTTTAAATGATTCACATGCATTTATATACTCTTCTATGAATAACATATTTAACAAAAAATGTTAGGTGAAAATAGAAATATCTTTAGTTTTAACACTTTTGTGTTTAGCCagatattttaaacattattacaaaacaataattattaaattttgcattttaaaaaaggagattttttttggctgtactgtatATCttctgggatcttaattcccctacaaagcattgaacctgggtcatggcttacctggtaactcagctggtaaagaatccgcctgcagtgcgggagacctgggttcaatccctgggttgggaagatttcctggagaagggaatggctacctactccagtattttggcctggagaattccatggactatccatgcaaaaagtcagacacaactgagtgactttcactttcacggcaGTAAAAGTTCTGAGTTctgaccactgaactgccagggaatcccctaaAAAAGGAGACTAcatgttaaaacaaaaatcagCCAAGTCTGGGAACCTCTACTTTACTTTTGTTTAGACTatttattttacagacaaggaaactgagactcagaaaagtTAGATAACTTGCAAAGTTTCCGCAGTTAACTAATGGCATCAAGACTCAGacccggggacttccctggtggttcagtggttgaggggtgggggttcaatcccttgtcagggaactaggatcccacatgccttggaggaactaagcctgtgggctgcATGCTGCGCCAGAAGAtctggtgtgctgcaactaagactcgacacagtgaaataaataagtttttaaaaaggactcACACCTAGATTTCCATACCTTTACGCAGTATCTTATCATTACTGTTGCAACAAAGAATTGTAAACTGTTAAATGGGTACAGTTGAAATATGTGTAGTTGGTATGTTTGCTCTTTGTACCAACTGAACGGTGTCAGCCTTCAAAATAGAGAAACAGAACCTATTTTAGTTGTTCTTTCTAATAAAACACAGTTTTGAGAGAGGTACTCTTTCATGAGTTACTAATAACAAGTCTCTTTATCTTTGAAAGTCTTAAATCTACTAAATCCACTAACGTAggttttttattgtgttttttttttgttttgtaaaagagTTTGCAAAAGAGAACTAACTTTAAAATTGACTGTTCTTATATCTAATGAGTgaaaaaaattcacttttaaaaaattttcataccaaaatttttggaaaaatgcATCTGGAAGTTTCTCTAAATTCTAACAAATCAGGCACGGTtggagcttttgttgttgttattatccaCTGAAATCTGACTATTCTGTGATCCTCAAGCACAAAAACACCCCCTCAGATGTAACACATTAAAACTGTCTGgttttataaaactaaataatTAACTGGCCCACAAGAAAATCTAAGCTACTTTCTATTTGGAAAAATATGGTTGGCTAAAGGTATGCAGTTGGCAATATTCCTGTATAAAtgtcagccaaaaaataaaagtatcgagttcttcttttctttgtttttgaaaaacgtcATTCCTTAATTCCAAAAAAACTGAGAAACCTACTTCACTTGAATTGAGTCGAAAATTCTGCTAGCAGTGATAAAGCCAGGACCGCAGGCTTCTTGCAAATTTGCATTTGTGTGACTAATAGAGTCAAGGTGAACCTTTGCtgagatttgtttattttttacaggTGAGGTGTGTTTCTTTGCtgagatttgtttattttttacaggTGTTTCTTTCTGATAACACCTGTAGAATGtattagaaatataaaaacatatagtGACTAACATTTTGAAGCTAAtatactaatattt contains:
- the DEPDC4 gene encoding LOW QUALITY PROTEIN: DEP domain-containing protein 4 (The sequence of the model RefSeq protein was modified relative to this genomic sequence to represent the inferred CDS: inserted 1 base in 1 codon; deleted 2 bases in 1 codon; substituted 2 bases at 2 genomic stop codons) — translated: RHFRLVRKGRDQDFFGPAPREPSWGGVTGRRRSPVEEFLAVHLTPRFRILADGQNQLPGPGRNGSSFVSPEAPGKGGQSGPIQATQLWDGIIYSLQTQVEMKRRRHHLXTEKTFTGSSVVDAVLSHLMQNMCLSSDDISHLKGVCLWQVLMNHKVFEPVGVKLFKSXKELEFEDSNNSLYRFLGNKSSYVFCKRKKNSETGLTDEIKAKEHLRKWIKDEMISNPLAQEIGEERIEEFIDTRSGTLALPTSITVDKPVLPLSKEEYWKQQILLCILQLIHLPFLESILEPLVKTQILQLXEEDLVIANTCLDREVIPNTST